In Brachypodium distachyon strain Bd21 chromosome 2, Brachypodium_distachyon_v3.0, whole genome shotgun sequence, one genomic interval encodes:
- the LOC104583070 gene encoding uncharacterized protein LOC104583070: MALRSIERQIDTLRSHGVLVKAVDRYHAASPILVGRALESALRIPSHCLRVTSHMPEDFFVHFDDTVHRDRAIGLGRIAIDNMPLHRPTSLTPTRPPGDSALGGITDQVEQVTINEHASVVRSVFTAPPPSVLGPTPAPPPCSTAMATVAPRRSSRQAGKISTTPVAQRATLRLAKELGVIDQEEQRADIAATALTQRLKEPLSEVDMDGLAIMTRLDREALLRAATQASSTRAATPAH; this comes from the exons ATGGCGTTGCGCTCCATTGAGCGTCAGATCGACACACTGCGCAGCCACGGCGTGCTGGTCAAGGCCGTCGACCGGTACCACGCGGCCAGCCCGATCCTCGTCGGTCGGGCGCTGGAGAGCGCCCTGCGCATCCCGTCTCACTGCCTGCGCGTCACCAGCCACATGCCCGAGGATTTCTTCGTGCACTTCGACGACACCGTCCACCGCGACCGCGCCATCGGTCTCGGCCGCATCGCCATCGACAAT ATGCCTCTGCATCGCCCAACATCTCTCACCCCTACTCGCCCGCCCGGTGACTCGGCACTCGGCGGCATCACCGACCAAGTGGAGCAGGTCACCATCAACGAGCACGCCAGCGTGGTGCGCTCCGTCTTCACCGCCCCGCCACCCTCAGTGCTGGGACCCACGCCTGCACCTCCACCCTGTTCGACGGCCATGGCTACTGTTGCCCCCCGACGTAGTTCGCGGCAGGCCGGGAAGATCTCCACCACGCCGGTGGCCCAACGCGCCACGCTTCGCCTAGCCAAGGAGTTGGGCGTCATCGAccaggaggagcagcgggccgacatcgccgccaccgccctgACTCAGCGCCTCAAGGAGCCTCTCAGCGAGGTTGACATGGACGGCCTCGCGATCATGACCAGGCTTGATCGCGAGGCACTTCTTCGTGCCGCCACGCAGGCATCGTCCACTAGAGCCGCCACTCCGGCGCATTAG